One Dioscorea cayenensis subsp. rotundata cultivar TDr96_F1 chromosome 15, TDr96_F1_v2_PseudoChromosome.rev07_lg8_w22 25.fasta, whole genome shotgun sequence genomic region harbors:
- the LOC120277681 gene encoding uncharacterized protein LOC120277681, whose product MISFGISISLCRILLPWALAIRSPDPLIPDSPARLPLPLQASKFQVSHVLAFHLYEEKIYSIIRNNLKKDLTSLLSICIQATKTAKAALLQGSGGSFPNHTQRGGINRMKQHLAGSKGNVDSCKRVPSDVRFLMQGSLKENVQKAKEKKGCFDELEGDGIGDTSCQVGKSSTCVGANSKGKRKASFGIESYFTHGIADPTQPSIKASLQSKEKWHDTDMSIAMWFYQACIPLNAVNSPFFQVAISKIASMGHGYTGPSYHALRVNLLRDCKQQVKLTIDSFQKNWAETGCTIMGDGWTDSRQRSLINFLVYSPKGVSFIKSVDASGFITNAETLCNLFSEIIEMVGPKNVVHMVTDNGANYKAAGRKITEKYVNIYWSPCAAHSINLIMKDISEMTTVHSLAILASKITVFIYNHKWVLNWLRNQPNWTEIIRPGATRFATTFIALQSLHDHKSYLQALVVSSNFKKFLTMEKGREVKQIILDENFWRNCLIMVKIMGPLIRLLRICDSDEKPAMGYVYDGIYRARKSIKELFKRKKHLYKPYTSIIKDRWNRTLRTGIHVLAYWLNPAFQFDEHNLCQKLEVQRGILDVIEQQTMFKPSELMEEMKVFRERQKTFTRPLALSTSKTTTPDEWWKFFGCDVPNLQKLAIRILSQTVSSSGLASKDRSYDPIDYECIDKTEFWVMEEEPEGELDYDELESMLEEQPRVDEESTNLSKGGNEDDMVGIEDDDNPMNGVQGMAINELDEENWLT is encoded by the exons ATGATCTCTTTTGGAATTTCAATTTCTCTCTGTCGCATACTCCTCCCTTGGGCTTTAGCCATCCGATCCCCCGATCCCTTGATCCCTGATTCCCCTGCAAG GCTGCCGTTGCCACTGCAAGCTTCCAAGTTCCAAGTCAGCCATGTTCTTGCTTTCCATCTGTATGAAGAGAAGATTTACAGCATTATCCGTAACAATTTGAAGAAAGATTTGACTTCTTTGCTTTCCATTTGTATACAG GCAACAAAGACAGCCAAGGCAGCTTTGCTGCAAGGATCTGGGGGTTCTTTTCCTAATCATACTCAGA GAGGAGGGATTAACAGAATGAAACAACATCTTGCTGGATCAAAAGGCAATGTTGATTCATGCAAGCGAGTACCTTCAGATGTTCGGTTTTTGATGCAAGGGTCATTGAAAGAAAATGTTCAAAAGGCCAAAGAGAAAAAAGGATGTTTTGATGAACTTGAAGGTGATGGTATCGGAGACACTTCTTGTCAAGTAGGCAAAAGTAGTACTTGTGTGGGTGCAAATtccaaaggaaaaagaaaagcttCTTTTGGCATTGAATCATATTTTACACATGGAATTGCCGATCCTACCCAACCAAGTATAAAGGCTTCTTTGCAAAGTAAGGAGAAATGGCATGATACTGATATGTCAATTGCGATGTGGTTTTATCAAGCATGCATTCCTCTAAATGCTGTTAACTCTCCTTTTTTCCAAGTTGCAATTAGCAAGATAGCAAGTATGGGTCATGGCTATACCGGTCCTAGTTATCATGCATTAAGAGTTAACTTGTTAAGAGATTGCAAGCAACAAGTAAAGTTGACTATTGatagttttcaaaaaaattgggCTGAAACAGGATGCACAATCATGGGTGATGGATGGACAGATTCAAGACAAAGatctttgatcaattttctaGTATATTCTCCTAAAGGCGTATCATTTATTAAGTCAGTTGATGCTTCAGGCTTTATTACAAATGCAGAGACATTGTGCAATCTCTTTTCTGAAATCATTGAAATGGTTGGTCCTAAAAATGTAGTTCATATGGTGACAGACAATGGAGCAAATTACAAGGCTGCTGGAAGGAAGATTACAGAGAAGTATGTTAATATTTATTGGTCTCCATGTGCCGCTCATTCTATAAATTTGATTATGAAAGATATTTCTGAAATGACTACTGTTCATAGTTTGGCTATTCTTGCTTCAAAGATAACAGTTTTCATCTACAATCATAAATGGGTTTTGAATTGGTTGAGAAACCAACCAAATTGGACAGAAATTATTCGTCCAGGAGCTACACGGTTTGCAACTACTTTTATTGCATTGCAAAGTTTGCATGACCATAAAAGTTACTTACAAGCTTTGGTTGTTtcttcaaacttcaaaaaattTCTTACTATGGAAAAAGGGAGAGAAGTAAAGCAAATtattttggatgaaaatttttGGAGAAATTGCTTGATAATGGTGAAGATAATGGGGCCATTGATTCGTTTGTTACGAATTTGTGATTCTGATGAAAAGCCGGCAATGGGATACGTGTATGATGGAATATATAGGGCTCGGAAAAGCATTAAAGAATTGTTCAAAAGGAAGAAACATTTGTACAAGCCTTACACTTCCATTATCAAAGATCGGTGGAATAGGACTTTACGTACGGGAATTCATGTTTTGGCATATTGGTTGAATCCGGCATTTCAATTTGATGAGCATAACTTGTGCCAAAAATTGGAGGTTCAACGAGGCATACTTGATGTAATTGAGCAACAAACAATGTTTAAACCAAGTGAACTCATGGAAGAGATGAAAGTATTTAGGGAAAGACAAAAGACTTTTACTCGACCACTTGCTTTAAGCACTAGCAAGACTACTACTCCTG ATGAATGGTGGAAATTCTTTGGTTGTGATGTTCCTAATTTGCAAAAGTTGGCAATTAGGATTCTTAGTCAAACTGTTTCTTCTTCTGG GTTGGCTTCAAAAGATAGATCTTATGATCCAATTGATTATGAGTGTATTGATAAAACCGAATTTTGGGTGATGGAAGAAGAACCGGAAGGAGAACTTGATTATGATGAATTGGAATCTATGTTAGAAGAGCAACCAAGAGTGGATGAAGAATCAACCAACTTGTCTAAAG gtGGTAATGAAGATGATATGGTGGGCATTGAGGATGATGATAATCCAATGAATGGTGTCCAAGGAATGGCTatcaatgagttggatgaagaAAATTGGCTTACATGA
- the LOC120276782 gene encoding BEL1-like homeodomain protein 7 has translation MATFYSSSNEQRDIMRTLYLREPGHASYAEPSVNGNMVYLNYPSSGPYSEMLAGNNSQPQPTCVELPVSNAAYSQNSSTGGLGLSSPRIVENTYNAWREGKNEMFMQVIGSSMNGPEGLVRSSVTADIQMGLQTQLGMLSVPAAQGQGLSLSLGTQIPVPSFQYQSASSDISVLNSQQSPSVNGATCKDDNSRNKNIHPSPTGYGISSLASTVPNSKYLKAAQQLLDEVVNVRKALKNKDDKSQGMNTSAGNSGGKENDGGSKSDGTPNNNNQESTANSAPELSPSERQELQNKITKLLAMLDEVDRRYKQYYHHMQIVVSSFDVIAGTGAAKPYTALALQTISRHFRCLRDAISGQIRLTRKSLGEEENSGGKGGGIPRLRYIDQQLRQQRAMQQLGMMQPHAWRPQRGLPETSVSVLRAWLFEHFLHPYPNDSDKLMLARQTGLTRSQVSNWFINARVRLWKPMIEEMYKEETGDAEMDSNSSSENASKGRNDARSPENREDLQSSTAERCQTLPDTDINRAAAGFQNKANAEEAYVNFKLHEQRPSGGDFGLLQDAFGHSDASARFMSYQMGDLGRYGNNGVSLTLGLHHCNVGLGQNNQDSYLAVRGDDMYTTAPLSSDAADYDCINLMDRRQAFGPASHNLHDFVA, from the exons ATGGCTACTTTCTACTCTAGCTCTAATGAACAAAGAGACATTATGCGGACTCTTTATCTCAGAGAACCGGGACATGCGTCTTATGCGGAGCCGTCCGTTAATGGAAACATGGTTTATTTGAACTATCCATCTTCAGGCCCGTATTCAGAAATGTTGGCAGGCAACAACAGTCAGCCCCAACCGACATGTGTTGAGCTCCCTGTTTCGAATGCTGCGTATTCACAAAACTCATCCACTGGGGGACTCGGTTTGTCTTCTCCACGTATTGTTGAAAATACTTACAATGCATGGAGGGAGGGGAAAAATGAGATGTTCATGCAAGTCATTGGTTCGTCCATGAATGGTCCAGAAGGCCTTGTTCGTAGTTCTGTTACTGCTGATATTCAGATGGGACTGCAAACACAGTTGGGCATGTTAAGTGTTCCGGCTGCTCAAGGCCAGGGCTTATCTCTGAGCCTTGGGACACAAATCCCAGTTCCTTCCTTCCAGTATCAGTCCGCTAGCTCGGACATCTCTGTCTTGAATTCTCAACAATCGCCTTCGGTAAATGGTGCGACATGTAAAGATGATAACTCCAGGAACAAAAACATCCACCCGAGTCCCACTGGTTATGGAATTTCCAGTCTGGCAAGCACGGTACCGAATTCTAAGTATCTCAAGGCTGCACAGCAATTGCTTGATGAAGTTGTTAACGTACGTAAAGCTTTGAAGAACAAAGATGACAAAAGCCAAGGTATGAATACTTCTGCTGGCAACTCAGGCGGCAAAGAAAATGACGGGGGATCAAAGAGTGACGGGACACCTAATAACAACAATCAAGAATCCACGGCCAATTCGGCTCCTGAGCTCTCCCCTTCTGAGAGGCAGGAACTTCAGAACAAGATAACAAAGCTTTTGGCTATGTTGGATGAG GTTGACAGAAGATACAAACAGTATTATCACCACATGCAGATCGTAGTTTCATCTTTTGATGTAATTGCCGGCACTGGAGCGGCTAAGCCTTACACTGCACTTGCACTTCAAACCATTTCTCGGCACTTCCGCTGCTTGAGAGATGCAATTAGTGGCCAGATTCGGTTGACTCGGAAGAGCCTCGGGGAGGAAGAGAATTCAGGTGGCAAAGGAGGTGGAATTCCTCGCCTTCGTTATATTGACCAACAATTAAGGCAACAGAGGGCGATGCAGCAGCTTGGTATGATGCAACCTCACGCCTGGAGGCCTCAGCGTGGTTTACCGGAGACCTCTGTTTCAGTACTTCGTGCTTGGCTTTTCGAGCATTTCCTCCATCC TTACCCAAATGACTCGGACAAGCTGATGCTTGCAAGACAGACAGGCTTAACAAGGAGTCAG GTTTCAAACTGGTTTATAAACGCACGGGTTCGACTTTGGAAGCCTATGATTGAGGAAATGTACAAGGAGGAAACTGGGGATGCAGAGATGGACTCAAATTCTTCATCGGAAAATGCTTCTAAAGGTCGAAATGATGCGAGGTCCCCGGAGAATAGGGAAGATCTCCAAAGTTCAACAGCTGAAAGATGTCAGACGCTCCCAGACACCGATATCAACAGGGCAGCAGCTGGATTTCAGAACAAGGCCAATGCTGAAGAGGCTTATGTGAATTTCAAGCTACATGAGCAAAGACCAAGTGGCGGGGATTTCGGCCTCCTCCAAGACGCATTCGGCCACTCTGATGCAAGTGCAAGGTTTATGTCTTATCAAATGGGCGATCTCGGTCGATATGGGAATAATGGTGTGTCTCTCACTTTAGGTTTGCACCATTGCAATGTCGGTCTTGGACAGAACAACCAGGATAGCTACCTTGCAGTGCGAGGAGATGACATGTACACAACAGCCCCTCTGAGTTCTGACGCTGCAGATTATGATTGTATCAACTTGATGGATCGACGGCAGGCATTCGGACCAGCATCACACAACCTTCATGATTTTGTAGCTTGA
- the LOC120276732 gene encoding BEL1-like homeodomain protein 11 gives MDDHSVHSEDLSPALQFDGRNQNNFVQLDSSVTGQLYRPIDLVHNRACEYPDNSGRIRAMHLQTAEGNDYRGLCYGQDNGLSLTLGSCALSDMVNAYQYKQKGMQGNMICSSYITARDDLTDSCCLSARHMRDEYMSCADETANGDYSSNQSSNLPNSIVYYAASIQSSRYLKPMQQLLDEAVCVSNGVELESDKQSRKIFLARMSLGNAARIREWVNVHDDHLSSHEKHDVQIRINKLVHLLDELESRYEQYFHRMDNVISSFEMIAGRGAATSYIALTIQAMSRHFINLRDAIIAQIHASRHQFLAEGSLRNQPTLSQNEVMDQNTRQAKDSLHRLGMIQVRQVWRPLRGLPENSVALLRAWLFEHFLHPYPNEHEKLMLASKTGLTKNQISNWFINARVRLWKPMIEEMYREEIAEDSRDSISS, from the exons atggatgatcattcagttCACTCCGAGGATCTCTCCCCCGCTTTGCAGTTCGACGGAAGGaaccaaaataattttgttcagCTTGATAGTTCAGTTACAGGACAATTGTATAGACCGATCGATCTTGTTCATAATCGAGCATGTGAGTATCCTGACAACAGTGGAAGGATACGCGCAATGCATCTTCAAACTGCAGAAGGCAATGATTACCGAGGCTTATGTTACGGGCAGGATAACGGACTTTCATTGACTCTTGGTTCGTGTGCATTGTCTGACATGGTAAATGCATATCAGTATAAGCAGAAAGGTATGCAAGGAAACATGATATGTTCGAGTTATATAACTGCTCGAGATGATCTCACAGACTCTTGTTGTCTGTCTGCTAGACATATGAGGGATGAATACATGTCTTGTGCTGATGAAACAGCAAATGGCGATTACAGTTCGAACCAATCCAGTAATCTACCTAATAGTATTGTGTATTATGCTGCTAGCATTCAGAGTTCTCGGTACTTGAAGCCGATGCAGCAGTTGCTCGATGAAGCTGTATGTGTGAGCAATGGGGTAGAGTTAGAGTCTGATAAGCAGTCGAGAAAGATTTTTTTAGCTCGAATGTCTCTCGGAAATGCTGCTAGAATTAGAGAATGGGTGAATGTTCATGATGATCATTTATCGTCTCATGAGAAGCATGATGTTCAGATTAGGATCAACAAACTTGTTCATCTGTTAGATGAG CTTGAGAGCAGATATGAGCAGTATTTTCATCGAATGGACAATGTAATATCATCATTTGAAATGATAGCAGGAAGAGGAGCTGCAACTTCATACATTGCTCTCACCATCCAAGCAATGTCTCGGCACTTTATCAACCTAAGAGACGCAATAATTGCCCAAATTCATGCTTCAAGACATCAGTTTCTAGCTGAAGGTTCACTGAGAAACCAACCTACATTGTCTCAAAATGAAGTGATGGACCAAAACACAAGACAAGCAAAAGATTCACTTCATCGTCTCGGCATGATCCAAGTTCGCCAAGTTTGGAGGCCACTGAGAGGTTTACCAGAGAATTCAGTTGCTCTTCTTCGAGCTTGGCTTTTCGAGCATTTCCTCCACCC TTATCCTAACGAGCACGAGAAACTCATGCTGGCTTCCAAGACAGGCCTTACTAAAAATCAA ATTTCAAACTGGTTCATAAACGCTCGAGTTCGTCTTTGGAAGCCGATGATTGAAGAAATGTACAGGGAAGAAATTGCGGAGGATTCAAGAGATTCTATTTCTTCCTAA